A stretch of the Massilia varians genome encodes the following:
- a CDS encoding cytochrome P450, translating to MRNLRKDTLLLAAGVLGAFGTGLAAGRRIARTAPAAYANHDDGLPRASLRDTLALGLEVFAPVVAQGVIIRRPPMMALAERFDTHRRAIRRMQKLRDKYGPGPLMLPLPIRKQAVVLDPAHAQRVLDESPVPFSAVSTEKRAALSHFEPKGVLLSTGPERADRRRFNEAALDTAHPMHRMAASFLPTVEEEAARMLAQAGGTLDWKTWSEGWYRLIRRVVLGNSAAEDQELQALIVRLRGAANWAGFHPKMPARRERFLARIQTYLERAEPGSLAGYMAGITRSATTAPRQQVPQWLFAFDAAVMASFRALALLASHPAQLARAREEIAARRPGQPLPFLRACMLEALRLWPTTPMVLRQSTSETRWEHGSMPADTGVLIHAPFFHRDDTRLEHADRFTPELWLDGRTAGQDWPLIPFSDGPVMCPGRHLVLMLSSAMLATLLGARPLAQTGGLALDPERLPGTLNNFALRFRLG from the coding sequence ATGAGGAATTTGCGCAAGGACACCCTGCTGCTGGCCGCCGGCGTGCTCGGCGCCTTCGGCACCGGACTGGCTGCCGGCCGGCGCATCGCCCGGACCGCTCCCGCCGCCTACGCCAATCACGATGACGGCTTGCCGCGCGCCAGCCTGCGCGACACGCTCGCCCTCGGGCTCGAGGTCTTCGCCCCAGTGGTGGCGCAAGGGGTGATCATCCGCCGTCCGCCCATGATGGCCCTGGCGGAGCGCTTCGACACGCACCGCCGCGCCATCCGGCGCATGCAGAAGCTGCGCGACAAGTACGGCCCCGGCCCCTTGATGCTGCCGCTGCCGATCCGCAAGCAGGCGGTGGTGCTGGATCCGGCCCACGCCCAGCGCGTGCTGGACGAGTCGCCGGTTCCGTTCTCCGCCGTCAGCACCGAAAAGCGCGCCGCGCTCTCGCACTTCGAACCGAAGGGCGTGCTGCTGTCGACCGGTCCCGAGCGCGCCGACCGGCGCCGCTTCAACGAGGCCGCGCTCGACACCGCGCATCCGATGCACCGGATGGCCGCCAGCTTCCTGCCCACCGTCGAGGAAGAAGCGGCGCGCATGCTGGCGCAGGCCGGCGGCACGCTCGACTGGAAAACCTGGTCCGAAGGCTGGTACCGCCTGATCCGGCGCGTGGTACTGGGCAACAGCGCCGCCGAGGACCAGGAACTGCAGGCCCTGATCGTACGCCTGCGCGGAGCCGCCAACTGGGCCGGCTTCCACCCGAAAATGCCTGCCAGGCGCGAGCGTTTCCTGGCCCGCATCCAGACCTACCTCGAGCGCGCCGAGCCGGGCAGCCTGGCCGGCTACATGGCGGGGATCACGCGCAGCGCCACCACCGCGCCGCGCCAGCAGGTGCCGCAATGGCTGTTCGCTTTCGACGCAGCCGTGATGGCCAGTTTCCGCGCCCTGGCCCTGCTGGCCAGCCATCCCGCACAGCTGGCGCGCGCCCGCGAGGAGATCGCGGCGCGCCGGCCCGGGCAGCCCCTGCCCTTCCTGCGCGCCTGCATGCTGGAAGCGCTGCGCCTGTGGCCGACCACGCCCATGGTGCTGCGCCAGAGCACATCCGAGACGCGCTGGGAGCACGGCAGCATGCCGGCCGACACCGGCGTCCTGATCCACGCGCCCTTCTTCCACCGCGACGATACCCGCCTGGAGCATGCAGACCGCTTCACGCCGGAGCTGTGGCTGGACGGCCGGACCGCCGGTCAGGACTGGCCGCTGATCCCCTTCAGCGACGGTCCGGTGATGTGTCCGGGGCGCCACCTGGTGCTGATGCTGAGCAGCGCCATGCTGGCTACCCTGCTCGGAGCTCGCCCGCTGGCGCAGACTGGGGGGCTGGCGCTGGACCCGGAAAGGCTGCCCGGGACGCTGAACAATTTTGCGCTCCGCTTCCGGCTAGGCTAA
- a CDS encoding LytR/AlgR family response regulator transcription factor has translation MPTAPTAIIADDERLMRDQLRLRLSEVWPELDIIGEAKNGEEAVELVEQLKPDLTFLDIRMPGKTGMEAARDIGERSQIVFVTAYDQYAVEAFERGAIDYVLKPTEPERLKLTVDRLKQRLERPNEKASVNDSVQAMLSQLAEKIAAPKPKHLQWIQASIGQDLRMIPVEDILFFRSDEKYTCVQTASFEALIRKPVRDLAEELDPSLFWQIHRATLVNVNAIDGVTRDIRGRHLVLVKGRPEKLEVSRSFLHLFKQM, from the coding sequence ATGCCAACCGCACCTACCGCGATCATCGCCGACGACGAACGACTCATGCGTGACCAGCTGCGCCTGCGCCTGTCCGAGGTCTGGCCGGAACTCGACATCATTGGCGAAGCCAAGAATGGCGAGGAGGCGGTGGAACTGGTCGAGCAGCTGAAGCCGGACCTGACCTTCCTCGACATCCGCATGCCGGGCAAGACCGGGATGGAAGCGGCGCGCGACATCGGCGAGCGCAGCCAGATCGTGTTCGTCACCGCCTACGACCAGTACGCGGTGGAAGCCTTCGAGCGCGGCGCCATCGATTACGTGCTGAAACCCACCGAGCCGGAGCGTCTGAAGCTCACCGTCGACCGCCTGAAGCAGCGCCTGGAGCGTCCCAACGAAAAAGCCAGCGTCAACGACAGCGTGCAGGCCATGCTGTCGCAGCTGGCCGAGAAGATCGCCGCGCCCAAGCCCAAGCACCTGCAGTGGATCCAGGCCAGCATCGGCCAGGACCTGCGCATGATTCCGGTGGAGGATATCCTGTTCTTCCGCTCGGACGAGAAGTACACCTGCGTCCAGACCGCCAGCTTCGAAGCCCTGATCCGCAAGCCGGTGCGCGACCTGGCCGAAGAGCTCGATCCTTCCCTGTTCTGGCAGATCCACCGCGCCACCCTGGTCAACGTCAACGCGATCGACGGGGTGACGCGCGATATCCGCGGCCGGCACCTGGTGCTGGTCAAGGGCAGGCCGGAGAAGCTGGAAGTCAGCCGCAGCTTCCTGCACCTGTTCAAGCAGATGTAG
- a CDS encoding sensor histidine kinase produces the protein MQARNTNPHYFSSVLSWLYRGFDAVATWVTQLSWWKFFLFAILTLTAGAILQEELFSGPAEEYVSRAERERRGGDAAILIDESGIRFHPRNRPRSATPPEPPAPPDAEGAPDAPDAPPAPAAPAAPSAPAGAGSGSESVHIELPPQISEELSNAIDAAVEDAAEQKVSRYHKQASTWFMNFVLLFVLALFGTKALVGGKKRAEAQSQLANAAAEREAMQRQLSETKMQMMQAQVEPHFLFNTLASVEHLIQVDPPRASAMQRSLIQYLRAVLPQMRDNAVVTGLGREVDMVTAYLALLKMRMEERLTVVMQVPDGLRSAAFPPMMLQSMVENAIKHGLECKPEGGTLKIQAEVVDSKLLVTVTDDGVGFGVMPSDGTGLGLQTIRDRLKLLHGDAGQLHIAANSPSGVIAMIEVPYQLARAG, from the coding sequence ATGCAAGCCAGGAACACCAATCCGCATTATTTTTCGAGCGTCCTGTCGTGGCTCTACCGCGGCTTCGACGCCGTGGCGACCTGGGTGACCCAGCTGTCGTGGTGGAAGTTTTTCCTGTTTGCGATCCTGACCCTGACCGCCGGGGCCATCCTGCAGGAAGAACTGTTCTCCGGGCCCGCTGAAGAATACGTGTCGCGCGCCGAGCGCGAGCGGCGCGGCGGCGACGCCGCCATCCTGATCGACGAAAGCGGGATCCGCTTCCATCCGCGCAACCGGCCGCGCAGCGCGACGCCGCCGGAACCGCCCGCCCCGCCGGACGCCGAAGGCGCACCCGACGCGCCCGACGCGCCGCCCGCCCCGGCCGCGCCGGCGGCCCCGAGCGCGCCGGCGGGCGCGGGCAGCGGCAGCGAATCGGTCCACATCGAATTGCCGCCGCAGATCAGCGAGGAATTGTCGAACGCAATCGATGCCGCCGTGGAAGACGCCGCCGAGCAGAAGGTGTCGCGCTACCACAAGCAGGCCTCGACCTGGTTCATGAACTTCGTGCTGCTGTTCGTGCTGGCCCTGTTCGGCACCAAGGCCCTGGTGGGAGGCAAGAAGCGCGCCGAGGCGCAATCCCAGCTGGCCAACGCCGCGGCCGAGCGCGAAGCCATGCAGCGCCAGCTGTCGGAAACCAAGATGCAGATGATGCAGGCCCAGGTCGAGCCCCACTTCCTGTTCAACACCCTGGCCTCGGTCGAGCACCTGATCCAGGTCGACCCGCCGCGCGCCTCGGCCATGCAGCGCAGCCTGATCCAGTACCTGCGCGCGGTGCTGCCCCAGATGCGCGACAACGCCGTCGTCACCGGCCTCGGGCGCGAGGTGGACATGGTCACGGCCTACCTGGCCCTGCTCAAGATGCGCATGGAAGAGCGCCTGACGGTGGTGATGCAGGTGCCGGACGGCCTGCGCAGCGCGGCCTTCCCGCCGATGATGCTGCAGTCGATGGTCGAGAACGCGATCAAGCACGGCCTCGAATGCAAGCCGGAAGGCGGCACCCTCAAGATCCAGGCCGAAGTGGTCGACAGCAAGCTGCTCGTCACCGTCACCGACGACGGCGTCGGTTTCGGGGTGATGCCCAGCGACGGCACCGGCCTCGGATTGCAGACCATCCGCGACCGCCTCAAGCTGCTGCACGGCGACGCCGGCCAGCTGCACATCGCGGCCAACAGCCCGAGCGGCGTGATCGCCATGATCGAGGTGCCTTACCAGCTCGCCAGGGCGGGCTGA
- a CDS encoding metalloregulator ArsR/SmtB family transcription factor: MTSVFKALSDPTRRAVLQHLQKGPMGAGELAELFDVSKPTMSAHFAVLVAAGLIEPEKHGRSITYRLRLSVLEDALLGFAQAFGLKVSRPDPPAVAPEKE; encoded by the coding sequence ATGACTTCCGTTTTCAAAGCCTTGTCCGATCCGACCCGCCGCGCCGTCCTCCAGCACCTGCAGAAGGGACCGATGGGCGCGGGCGAGCTGGCCGAGCTGTTCGACGTGTCCAAGCCGACCATGTCGGCCCACTTTGCCGTGCTGGTCGCGGCCGGGCTGATCGAGCCGGAAAAACACGGCCGCAGCATCACCTACCGGCTCAGGCTGTCGGTGCTCGAAGACGCCCTGCTGGGATTCGCGCAGGCCTTCGGACTGAAGGTCAGCCGGCCCGATCCTCCCGCTGTTGCACCAGAGAAGGAGTAA
- a CDS encoding sensor domain-containing protein: MSTIEPSAQVCFLADDEGKVVTWNPACATLFGWPLAQAPGRALLDLVAGGEPDPGWAALAAAGGATLRMRFAGGREGRASLGLLRQYDAGGEARGWSVTVFIAAADALSEAERVGNTPLSEVVDLLPGTFYAINRDGRFILWNANLERMTEMTPDELAAAHVFDMFEPRERAQARENFRRVFDEGAEVAMEMNYVSRSGRETPVIVGGARVGCNGDQYLFGMGLSIAKRREKERQLLLRERALHAANNGIVITRCVGRDNIIEYVNPAFECIAGYSALEAIGRDARFMRAPDFDAHERSQVRLALAERRAVNVVFRNMRKNGEIFWNDLSITPVRDEHGEVTHFIGILQDVTATKQRTEHLEHEINHDHLTGLANRNLLWDRLDHAVHLAQRHGSMVATILVDLDNFKTINDTFGHEAGDMVLKVVGRRLLAAVRDSDTVARMSGDEFVLVLVDQPSVRFTLRMAERLRRAMTMPVAFGGNEIAVGASLGVALFPQDGATPAELVRAADMAMYHIKGNGGGVHFYSPEMRSASQKRAALADSIRSALEHDELFLLFQPRMDARSGKVRGFEALLRWRHPKHGIMLPAAFLAEAEESGKMIEIGNWVLDQACAFLRELGQLGYTGLPVSVNVSHREYSQHGFIPGLAERMARYGLPPGSLEVEIPEADLIRNPGLGRDLSAQLREVGVALSLDEFGKGISDLSFLRQLSVRQVKLSKAAVHEIAREGDGNGGSRLAKTLIDIGHNLDLAVVGEAVETEAQVEFLRSHGCDQLQGQWFSEPLPPEAVREMLGQRHQA, encoded by the coding sequence ATGTCCACCATCGAACCGTCCGCGCAGGTCTGCTTCCTGGCCGATGACGAAGGCAAGGTCGTGACCTGGAATCCCGCATGCGCGACGCTGTTCGGCTGGCCCCTGGCGCAGGCGCCGGGACGCGCCCTCCTCGACCTGGTCGCCGGCGGCGAGCCCGATCCCGGCTGGGCGGCCCTGGCCGCCGCCGGCGGCGCCACCTTGCGGATGCGCTTTGCCGGCGGGCGCGAAGGCCGGGCCAGCCTGGGCCTGCTGCGCCAGTACGACGCCGGCGGCGAAGCGCGGGGCTGGAGCGTCACCGTCTTCATCGCCGCGGCCGATGCGCTCTCCGAAGCCGAGCGGGTCGGCAATACGCCGCTGTCCGAGGTGGTCGACCTGCTGCCCGGCACCTTCTACGCGATCAATCGCGACGGCCGCTTCATCCTCTGGAACGCCAACCTGGAACGCATGACCGAAATGACGCCGGACGAGCTGGCCGCCGCCCATGTGTTCGACATGTTCGAGCCGCGCGAGCGCGCCCAGGCCAGGGAAAACTTCCGCCGCGTGTTCGACGAGGGCGCCGAGGTGGCGATGGAGATGAACTACGTCTCGCGCAGCGGGCGCGAGACGCCGGTCATCGTCGGCGGCGCGCGCGTGGGCTGCAACGGCGACCAGTACCTGTTCGGGATGGGCCTGAGCATCGCCAAGCGCCGCGAGAAGGAGCGCCAGCTGCTCCTGCGCGAGCGCGCGCTGCATGCGGCCAACAATGGCATCGTCATCACCCGCTGTGTCGGGCGCGACAACATCATCGAGTACGTCAACCCGGCCTTCGAGTGCATCGCCGGCTATTCGGCCCTTGAAGCGATCGGGCGCGACGCGCGCTTCATGCGGGCGCCCGATTTCGACGCCCACGAGCGCAGCCAGGTGCGCCTGGCGCTGGCCGAGCGGCGCGCGGTCAACGTGGTCTTTCGCAATATGCGCAAGAACGGCGAGATCTTCTGGAACGACCTCTCCATCACCCCGGTGCGCGACGAGCACGGCGAAGTCACTCACTTCATCGGCATCTTGCAGGACGTCACCGCCACCAAGCAGCGTACCGAGCACCTCGAGCACGAGATCAACCACGATCACCTCACCGGCCTGGCCAACCGCAATCTGCTGTGGGACCGCCTCGACCACGCAGTCCACCTGGCCCAGCGCCACGGTTCCATGGTGGCGACCATCCTGGTCGACCTGGACAACTTCAAGACCATCAACGACACCTTCGGCCACGAAGCCGGCGACATGGTGCTCAAGGTGGTCGGACGCCGCCTGCTGGCGGCGGTGCGCGACAGCGACACGGTGGCGCGCATGTCGGGCGACGAGTTCGTGCTGGTGCTGGTCGACCAGCCCTCGGTGCGCTTCACCTTGCGCATGGCCGAGCGCCTGCGGCGCGCGATGACGATGCCGGTGGCCTTCGGCGGCAACGAGATCGCGGTCGGCGCCAGCCTGGGCGTGGCGCTGTTCCCGCAGGACGGCGCCACGCCCGCCGAGCTGGTGCGCGCGGCCGACATGGCGATGTACCACATCAAGGGCAACGGCGGCGGCGTGCACTTCTACTCGCCCGAGATGCGCTCGGCAAGCCAGAAGCGCGCCGCCCTGGCCGACAGCATCCGCAGCGCCCTCGAGCACGACGAACTGTTCCTGCTGTTCCAGCCCCGCATGGACGCCAGGAGCGGCAAGGTGCGCGGCTTCGAGGCGCTGCTGCGCTGGCGCCACCCGAAGCACGGCATCATGCTGCCGGCCGCCTTCCTGGCCGAGGCCGAGGAATCGGGCAAGATGATCGAGATCGGCAACTGGGTGCTGGACCAGGCCTGCGCCTTCCTGCGCGAACTGGGCCAGCTCGGCTACACCGGCCTGCCGGTATCGGTGAACGTCTCGCACCGCGAGTACAGCCAGCACGGCTTCATTCCCGGCCTGGCCGAGCGCATGGCGCGCTACGGGCTGCCGCCCGGCAGCCTGGAGGTCGAGATCCCCGAGGCCGACCTGATCCGCAATCCGGGACTGGGGCGCGACCTGTCGGCGCAGCTGCGCGAAGTCGGCGTGGCGCTCTCGCTCGACGAGTTCGGCAAGGGGATTTCCGACCTGTCCTTCCTGCGCCAGCTGTCGGTGCGCCAGGTCAAACTCTCGAAGGCGGCGGTGCACGAGATCGCCCGCGAGGGCGACGGCAACGGCGGCAGCCGGCTGGCCAAGACCCTGATCGACATCGGCCACAACCTCGACCTGGCAGTGGTGGGCGAAGCGGTCGAGACCGAGGCGCAGGTCGAATTCCTGCGCTCGCACGGCTGCGACCAGCTGCAGGGACAGTGGTTCAGCGAGCCATTGCCGCCCGAGGCGGTGCGCGAGATGCTCGGCCAGCGCCATCAGGCGTGA
- a CDS encoding nitronate monooxygenase, producing MKRVDDFRLKLGNKEYVPIMIGGMGVDISTSELALEAARLGGIGHISDAMVQDVSDRKFDTTFVKDKTKLYKFNINNMNKAVVQFDLDRLAEATRLHVGSTMEAKKGDGLIFVNCMEKLTMNAPKETLRTRLSAAMDAGIDGITMSAGLHLGSFELIKDHPRFRSTYLGIIVSSVRALQLFLKKVSRLNRLPDYVIVEGPLAGGHLGFGIDDWKQYDLHTIMDEVHAYMRAEQLDIPVIAAGGIFTGTDAAGFLEKGAGGVQVATRFTVTHECGMPDHVKQEYFRASEEDIIVNGVSPTGYPMRMLKSTPAIGSGIRPGCESYGYLLDATGNCAYINSYNREVQASPDGKNITVFDKTCLCTHMRNFNCWTCGHTTYRLKDTTHRLADGSYQILSAQHVFEDYQFSVDNQIALPPKQEHVAA from the coding sequence ATGAAACGTGTTGATGATTTCCGCCTGAAACTGGGCAACAAGGAATATGTGCCCATCATGATCGGCGGGATGGGCGTGGACATCTCGACCTCGGAACTGGCCCTCGAGGCCGCCCGCCTGGGCGGCATCGGTCACATCTCGGATGCGATGGTGCAGGACGTGTCGGACCGCAAGTTCGACACCACCTTCGTCAAGGACAAGACCAAGCTCTACAAGTTCAACATCAACAACATGAACAAGGCAGTGGTCCAGTTCGACCTGGACCGCCTGGCCGAGGCGACCCGCCTGCACGTGGGCTCGACCATGGAAGCGAAGAAGGGCGATGGCCTGATCTTCGTGAACTGCATGGAAAAGCTGACCATGAACGCGCCCAAGGAAACCCTGCGCACCCGCCTGTCGGCGGCGATGGACGCCGGCATCGACGGCATCACCATGTCGGCCGGCCTGCACCTGGGTTCCTTCGAGCTGATCAAGGATCACCCGCGCTTCCGCTCTACCTACCTGGGCATCATCGTTTCGTCGGTGCGCGCGCTGCAGCTGTTCCTGAAAAAGGTCTCGCGCCTGAACCGCCTGCCCGACTACGTCATCGTCGAAGGCCCGCTGGCCGGCGGCCACCTGGGCTTCGGCATCGACGACTGGAAGCAGTACGACCTGCACACCATCATGGACGAAGTCCATGCCTACATGCGCGCCGAGCAGCTCGACATCCCGGTGATCGCCGCGGGCGGCATCTTCACCGGCACCGACGCGGCCGGCTTTCTGGAAAAAGGCGCCGGCGGCGTGCAGGTGGCGACCCGCTTCACCGTCACCCACGAATGCGGCATGCCGGACCACGTCAAGCAGGAATACTTCCGCGCCAGCGAAGAAGACATCATCGTCAACGGCGTCTCGCCGACCGGCTACCCGATGCGTATGCTGAAAAGCACGCCGGCGATCGGTTCCGGCATCCGCCCAGGCTGCGAATCCTATGGCTATCTGCTGGACGCCACCGGCAACTGCGCCTACATCAACTCGTACAACCGCGAAGTGCAGGCCAGTCCAGACGGCAAGAACATCACGGTGTTCGACAAGACCTGCCTGTGCACCCACATGCGCAACTTCAACTGCTGGACCTGCGGCCACACCACCTACCGCCTGAAGGACACCACCCACCGCCTGGCGGACGGCAGCTACCAGATCCTGTCGGCCCAGCACGTGTTCGAGGACTATCAGTTCAGCGTCGACAACCAGATCGCGCTGCCGCCGAAACAGGAGCACGTTGCGGCCTGA
- a CDS encoding YajQ family cyclic di-GMP-binding protein encodes MPSFDVVCEADMVEVKNAVEQSNKEITTRFDFKGSSANVEQKEKELTLFADSDFQLGQVKDVLINKMAKRKVDVRFLDEGKIEKIGGDKVKQVIKVRNGIETEDAKKITKLIKESKMKVQASIQGESVRVTGAKRDDLQAAMALLRKDVQELPLAFNNFRD; translated from the coding sequence ATGCCATCGTTTGATGTCGTCTGCGAAGCAGACATGGTCGAAGTGAAGAATGCTGTCGAACAATCGAACAAGGAAATCACCACCCGCTTCGACTTCAAGGGCAGCTCGGCCAATGTCGAGCAGAAGGAAAAGGAACTGACCCTGTTCGCCGATTCCGATTTCCAGCTGGGCCAGGTCAAGGACGTCCTGATCAACAAGATGGCCAAGCGCAAGGTCGACGTGCGCTTCCTCGACGAAGGCAAGATCGAGAAGATCGGCGGCGACAAGGTCAAGCAGGTCATCAAGGTGCGCAACGGCATCGAGACCGAAGACGCGAAGAAGATCACCAAGCTCATCAAGGAAAGCAAGATGAAGGTGCAGGCCAGCATCCAGGGCGAATCGGTGCGCGTCACCGGCGCCAAGCGCGACGACCTGCAGGCTGCCATGGCCCTGCTGCGCAAGGACGTGCAGGAGCTGCCGCTGGCCTTCAACAACTTCCGTGACTAA
- the murB gene encoding UDP-N-acetylmuramate dehydrogenase — protein sequence MQADLPILDDYSLASLNTFRIPARARHYLRVDGAAQLEAVRRDPALGALPRLVLGGGSNMLFTRDFDGIVLHMTGQGREVLGEQDGRILVRAQAGENWHAFVAWTLAQGLGGLENLSLIPGTVGAAPIQNVGAYGTETRDVFHCLTAYDMASGDVRTLDAAACRFAYRDSLFKHPEGRELVVLDVTFALPAAWVPNLRYAELARAVEEAGLTAPTPQDIGRTVEAIRRRKLPDPGEIGNAGSFFKNPVVSREHCARLLAEFPQLVHHAQADGSEKLAAGWLIDQCGWKGRALGAAGVYPKQALVLVNLGGARGEDVVRLARAIQEDVKARYGVALEPEPVFI from the coding sequence ATGCAAGCCGACCTGCCCATCCTCGACGATTATTCCCTCGCATCCCTGAACACCTTCCGCATTCCGGCGCGCGCCCGTCACTACCTGCGGGTGGATGGGGCGGCCCAGCTCGAGGCCGTGCGGCGCGACCCGGCGCTGGGCGCCCTGCCGCGCCTGGTGCTGGGCGGCGGCAGCAACATGCTGTTTACCCGCGACTTCGACGGCATCGTCCTGCACATGACGGGCCAGGGCAGGGAGGTGCTGGGCGAACAGGACGGCCGCATCCTGGTGCGGGCCCAGGCGGGCGAGAACTGGCACGCTTTCGTCGCGTGGACCCTGGCCCAGGGGCTGGGCGGGCTGGAAAACCTGTCCCTGATCCCCGGCACGGTCGGCGCGGCGCCGATCCAGAACGTGGGGGCGTACGGGACCGAAACCAGGGACGTCTTCCATTGCCTGACGGCCTACGACATGGCCAGCGGCGACGTGCGCACCCTGGACGCCGCCGCCTGCCGCTTCGCCTACCGCGACAGCCTGTTCAAGCATCCGGAAGGGCGCGAACTGGTGGTGCTGGACGTCACGTTCGCGCTGCCGGCGGCCTGGGTCCCGAACCTGCGCTACGCCGAGCTGGCCCGGGCGGTGGAAGAGGCCGGACTCACCGCGCCGACGCCGCAGGACATCGGGCGCACCGTCGAGGCGATCCGGCGCCGCAAGCTGCCCGACCCGGGCGAGATCGGCAATGCCGGCAGCTTCTTCAAGAATCCGGTGGTGAGCAGGGAACACTGCGCACGCTTGCTGGCCGAATTTCCGCAACTGGTGCACCATGCGCAGGCGGACGGCAGCGAGAAGCTGGCGGCCGGCTGGCTGATCGACCAGTGCGGCTGGAAGGGCCGGGCGCTGGGGGCTGCGGGCGTGTACCCGAAACAGGCGCTGGTGCTGGTCAACCTGGGCGGCGCCCGGGGCGAGGACGTGGTGCGGCTGGCGCGCGCGATCCAGGAAGACGTCAAGGCGCGCTATGGCGTGGCGCTGGAGCCGGAACCGGTATTCATTTAA
- a CDS encoding SDR family oxidoreductase, producing the protein MIKAVVTGHSRGLGAAVAAELVARGIPVLGLARGHAEIGEGMEQAVVDLGDAQALGAWLGGHTLRSFLAGCDTALLVNNAGVVTPVGPLAEQDPVAALRAATLNVGAPLALSSAFVQAAPQAERRILHISSGAGRSAYPGWSVYCATKAALDQHARAVALDGDPWVRCVSLAPGVIDTDMQAEIRATPDTKFPLKQRFVDMKEGGVLVSPSDCAVRLVNCLLAERFGHEPVDDLRNSA; encoded by the coding sequence ATGATCAAGGCAGTCGTGACGGGCCACAGCCGTGGCCTGGGCGCCGCGGTGGCGGCGGAACTGGTGGCGCGCGGCATCCCCGTGCTGGGGCTGGCGCGCGGGCATGCGGAGATTGGGGAAGGGATGGAGCAGGCCGTGGTCGACCTGGGCGACGCGCAAGCACTGGGCGCCTGGCTGGGCGGGCACACGCTGCGCTCCTTCCTGGCCGGCTGCGACACGGCGCTGCTGGTCAACAATGCCGGCGTGGTGACGCCGGTCGGGCCGCTGGCCGAGCAGGACCCGGTGGCGGCGCTGCGCGCGGCCACGCTGAACGTCGGCGCGCCGCTGGCGCTATCAAGCGCTTTCGTGCAGGCCGCCCCGCAGGCCGAACGGCGCATCCTGCACATCTCGAGCGGGGCCGGGCGCAGCGCCTATCCGGGCTGGAGCGTCTACTGCGCCACCAAGGCCGCGCTCGACCAGCATGCGCGCGCGGTGGCGCTCGACGGCGACCCGTGGGTGCGCTGTGTCAGCCTGGCGCCGGGCGTGATCGATACCGACATGCAGGCCGAGATCCGGGCCACGCCGGACACGAAATTCCCGCTCAAGCAGCGCTTCGTCGACATGAAGGAGGGCGGGGTGCTGGTGTCGCCAAGTGACTGCGCGGTGAGGCTGGTGAACTGCCTGCTGGCGGAGCGCTTCGGGCACGAGCCGGTCGACGACCTGCGCAACAGCGCCTAG